From a single Hippopotamus amphibius kiboko isolate mHipAmp2 chromosome X, mHipAmp2.hap2, whole genome shotgun sequence genomic region:
- the LOC130842251 gene encoding basic proline-rich protein-like, which yields MATDPRRDSALGPTSQCPARCCRPGSPCPHEGHLRRQIHGDPSEWRCRSSPCTGPPSATKGPHRAGGWPRTGRPYRREARRTSQAGAREAGAGPDPFKAEPNPRAAGSQGRRAGWPRTGGGGWRPPTCPSAAAGSRWPPAGHVDAPSSPTAPRSRAPAAAPRALHPAHPRRRRPHTELARGRRGLLNPDRTTAPGGGAQGGPSGWARERGLPSPGPGEAQCAARASVSSPGPSPASPPPSLNGRVRGARLSPHPPCPPARRLPQPWDPYARATPPSGPGRAVASGARRPRPGARRRARGHLPPVRGLPCPGPSGAHPPGPLGPGSGHSPPDGP from the coding sequence ATGGCGACAGACCCTCGCAGAGACTCGGCTTTGGGGCCCACTTCCCAATGCCCTGCGCGGTGCTGCCGGCCAGGCTCGCCCTGCCCCCACGAGGGACATCTCCGTCGGCAGATCCACGGGGACCCTAGTGAATGGAGGTGCCGCAGCAGTCCTTGCACGGGCCCCCCCTCCGCCACAAAGGGTCCCCATCGGGCAGGCGGCTGGCCGCGGACCGGCCGTCCCTACCGCCGCGAGGCACGAAGGACCAGTCAGGCCGGCGCCcgagaggcaggggcagggcccgACCCCTTCAAGGCCGAGCCGAACCCCCGGGCTGCCGGATCCCAGGGCCGCCGAGCAGGCTGGCCCCGCACAGGCGGCGGGGGATGGCGGCCACCTACCTGTCCCTCCGCCGCCGCTGGCTCCCGGTGGCCGCCCGCCGGCCACGTGGACGCGCCCTCGAGCCCCACAGCGCCCCGCTcgcgcgcccccgccgccgcaCCCCGCGCCCTACACCCCGCGcacccgcgccgccgccgcccacaCACTGAGCTGGCCCGCGGCCGCCGGGGCCTTTTAAATCCGGACCGTACCACCGCGCCGGGTGGGGGCGCCCAGGGAGGGCCGAGCGGCTGGGCTCGCGAGCGGGGCCTCCCCTCCCCGGGGCCGGGAGAGGCCCAGTGTGCAGCCCGGGCCTCCGTGAGCAGCCCGGGTCCCAGCCCGGCGAGCCCACCCCCCTCGCTCAATGGCCGCGTCCGCGGCGCGCgcctctccccccatcccccctgtCCCCCGGCCCGCCGCCTCCCGCAACCCTGGGACCCATACGCCCGCGCCACACCCCCCTCGGGCCCGGGGCGCGCTGTGGCCTCGGGCGCGCGCAGACCCCGCCCCGGCGCTCGGAGgcgcgcccgaggccacctgccGCCGGTGCGCGGCCTCCCCTGTCCCGGCCCTTCAGGCGCACACCCGCCGGGGCCTCTCGGTCCTGGCTCAGGACACTCTCCCCCTGACGGTCCTTAA
- the FAM50A gene encoding protein FAM50A → MAQYKGAASEAGRAMHLMKKREKQREQMEQMKQRIAEENIMKSNIDKKFSAHYDAVEAELKSSTVGLVTLNDMKAKQEALVKEREKQLAKKEQSKELQLKLEKLREKERKKEAKRKISSLSFTLEEEEEAGEEEEEATMDEEELEREEITTKKRKLGKNPDVDTSFLPDRDREEEENRLREELRQEWEAKQEKIKSEEIEITFSYWDGSGHRRTVKMKKGNTMQQFLQKALEILRKDFSELRSAGVEQLMYIKEDLIIPHHHSFYDFIVTKARGKSGPLFNFDVHDDVRLLSDATVEKDESHAGKVVLRSWYEKNKHIFPASRWEPYDPEKKWDKYTIR, encoded by the exons ATGGCTCAGTACAAGGGTGCTGCCAGCGAGGCTGGCCGCGCCATGCACCTGATGAAGAAGCGGGAGAAGCAGCGCGAGCAGATGGAGCAGATGAAGCAGAGGATCGCAGAG GAGAACATAATGAAATCCAACATTGACAAGAAGTTCTCTGCGCACTACGATGCCGTGGAGGCGGAGCTCAAGTCCAGCACCGTGG GTCTTGTGACCCTGAACGACATGAAGGCTAAGCAGGAGGCCCTGGTGAAGGAGCGGGAGAAACAGCTGGCCAAGAAGGAGCAGTCGAAGGAGCTGCAGCT GAAGCTGGAGAAGCTGCGAGAGAAGGAGCGCAAGAAGGAGGCCAAGCGGAAGATCTCCAGCCTGTCCTTCaccctggaggaggaagaggaggcaggcgaggaggaggaagaggcgaCCATGgatgaggaagagctggagagGGAAG AGATCACCACGAAGAAGAGGAAATTGGGGAAGAACCCAGATGTGGACACGAGCTTCTTGCCTGACCGAGACCGGGAG GAGGAGGAGAATCGGCTCCGAGAGGAGCTACGGCAGGAGTGGGAAGCCAAGCAGGAGAAGATCAAGA GCGAGGAGATCGAGATCACCTTCAGTTACTGGGATGGCTCTGGACACCGGCGCACAGTCAAG ATGAAAAAGGGCAACACGATGCAGCAGTTCCTGCAGAAGGCGCTTGAGATCCTGCGCAAAGACTTCAGCGAGCTCAG GTCAGCAGGGGTGGAGCAGCTCATGTACATCAAGGAGGACCTAATCATACCCCAC CACCACAGCTTCTATGACTTCATCGTCACCAAGGCACGAGGGAAGAGCG GGCCCCTCTTCAATTTCGATGTTCACGATGACGTGCGGCTGCTCAGCGATGCCACTGTGGAGAAGGACGAG TCGCACGCGGGCAAGGTGGTGCTGCGGAGCTGGTATGAGAAGAACAAGCACATCTTCCCCGCCAGCCGCTGGGAGCCCTACGACCCCGAGAAGAAGTGGGACAAGTACACG ATCCGATGA
- the GDI1 gene encoding rab GDP dissociation inhibitor alpha isoform X1 has translation MDEEYDVIVLGTGLTECILSGIMSVNGKKVLHMDRNPYYGGESSSITPLEELYKRFQLLEGPPETMGRGRDWNVDLIPKFLMANGQLVKMLLYTEVTRYLDFKVVEGSFVYKGGKIYKVPSTETEALASNLMGMFEKRRFRKFLVFVANFDENDPKTFEGVDPQNTSMRDVYRKFDLGQDVIDFTGHALALYRTDDYLDQPCLETINRIKLYSESLARYGKSPYLYPLYGLGELPQGFARLSAIYGGTYMLNKPVDDIIMENGRVVGVESEGEVARCKQLICDPSYVPERVRKAGQVIRIICILSHPIKNTNDANSCQIIIPQNQLNRKSDIYVCMISYAHNVAAQGKYIAIASTTVETAEPEKEVEPALELLEPIDQKFVAISDLYEPIDDGSESQVFCSCSYDATTHFETTCNDIKDIYKRMAGSAFDFENMKRKQNDVFGEADQ, from the exons ATGGACGAGGAATATGATGTGATCGTGCTGGGGACCGGCCTCACC GAATGTATCCTGTCGGGTATCATGTCTGTCAACGGGAAGAAGGTGCTGCACATGGACCGGAACCCCTACTATGGGGGCGAGAGCTCCTCCATCACCCCGCTGGAGGAG CTGTATAAGCGGTTTCAATTGCTGGAGGGGCCCCCTGAGACGATGGGCCGGGGCAGAGACTGGAACGTTGACTTGATCCCCAAATTCCTTATGGCCAATG GGCAGCTGGTGAAGATGCTACTGTACACAGAGGTGACACGCTACTTGGACTTTAAGGTGGTGGAGGGCAGCTTTGTCTACAAGGGGGGCAAGATCTACAAAGTACCATCCACTGAGACTGAAGCCTTGGCTTCTA ATCTGATGGGCATGTTTGAGAAACGGCGCTTCCGCAAGTTCCTGGTGTTTGTGGCAAACTTTGATGAGAATGACCCCAAGACCTTCGAGGGCGTTGACCCCCAGAACACCAGCATGCGTGACGTTTACCGGAAGTTTGACTTGGGCCAGGATGTCATCGACTTCACTGGCCACGCCCTGGCGCTCTACCGCACTGATGA CTACCTGGACCAGCCCTGTCTTGAGACCATCAACCGCATCAAGCTGTACAGCGAGTCCCTGGCCCGGTATGGCAAGAGCCCGTATCTGTACCCACTCTATGGCCTTGGCGAACTGCCTCAAGGCTTTGCAAG ATTGAGTGCCATCTATGGGGGGACGTACATGCTGAACAAACCCGTGGATGACATCATCATGGAGAACGGCAGAGTGGTGGGCGTGGAGTCTGAGGGAGAG GTGGCGCGCTGCAAGCAGCTGATCTGTGACCCCAGCTACGTTCCTGAGCGTGTGCGGAAGGCCGGCCAGGTGATCCGTATCATCTGTATACTCAGCCACCCCATCAAGAACACCAACGATGCCAACTCCTGCCAGATCATCATCCCCCAGAACCAGCTCAACAGGAAGTCAG ACATCTACGTGTGCATGATCTCCTACGCACACAACGTGGCCGCGCAGGGCAAGTACATTGCCATCGCCAGCACCACGGTGGAGACTGCGGAGCCCGAAAAGGAGGTGGAGCCAGCCCTGGAGCTGCTGGAGCCGATTGACCAGAa GTTTGTGGCGATCAGCGACTTGTACGAGCCCATCGACGATGGTTCTGAGAGCCAG GTGTTTTGTTCCTGCTCCTATGATGCCACCACACACTTCGAGACAACCTGCAATGACATCAAAGACATCTACAAGCGCATGGCAGGCTCCGCTTTTGACTTTGAGAACATGAAGCGCAAACAGAATGATGTCTTTGGAGAAGCTGACCAGTGA
- the GDI1 gene encoding rab GDP dissociation inhibitor alpha isoform X2 has protein sequence MDEEYDVIVLGTGLTECILSGIMSVNGKKVLHMDRNPYYGGESSSITPLEELYKRFQLLEGPPETMGRGRDWNVDLIPKFLMANDLMGMFEKRRFRKFLVFVANFDENDPKTFEGVDPQNTSMRDVYRKFDLGQDVIDFTGHALALYRTDDYLDQPCLETINRIKLYSESLARYGKSPYLYPLYGLGELPQGFARLSAIYGGTYMLNKPVDDIIMENGRVVGVESEGEVARCKQLICDPSYVPERVRKAGQVIRIICILSHPIKNTNDANSCQIIIPQNQLNRKSDIYVCMISYAHNVAAQGKYIAIASTTVETAEPEKEVEPALELLEPIDQKFVAISDLYEPIDDGSESQVFCSCSYDATTHFETTCNDIKDIYKRMAGSAFDFENMKRKQNDVFGEADQ, from the exons ATGGACGAGGAATATGATGTGATCGTGCTGGGGACCGGCCTCACC GAATGTATCCTGTCGGGTATCATGTCTGTCAACGGGAAGAAGGTGCTGCACATGGACCGGAACCCCTACTATGGGGGCGAGAGCTCCTCCATCACCCCGCTGGAGGAG CTGTATAAGCGGTTTCAATTGCTGGAGGGGCCCCCTGAGACGATGGGCCGGGGCAGAGACTGGAACGTTGACTTGATCCCCAAATTCCTTATGGCCAATG ATCTGATGGGCATGTTTGAGAAACGGCGCTTCCGCAAGTTCCTGGTGTTTGTGGCAAACTTTGATGAGAATGACCCCAAGACCTTCGAGGGCGTTGACCCCCAGAACACCAGCATGCGTGACGTTTACCGGAAGTTTGACTTGGGCCAGGATGTCATCGACTTCACTGGCCACGCCCTGGCGCTCTACCGCACTGATGA CTACCTGGACCAGCCCTGTCTTGAGACCATCAACCGCATCAAGCTGTACAGCGAGTCCCTGGCCCGGTATGGCAAGAGCCCGTATCTGTACCCACTCTATGGCCTTGGCGAACTGCCTCAAGGCTTTGCAAG ATTGAGTGCCATCTATGGGGGGACGTACATGCTGAACAAACCCGTGGATGACATCATCATGGAGAACGGCAGAGTGGTGGGCGTGGAGTCTGAGGGAGAG GTGGCGCGCTGCAAGCAGCTGATCTGTGACCCCAGCTACGTTCCTGAGCGTGTGCGGAAGGCCGGCCAGGTGATCCGTATCATCTGTATACTCAGCCACCCCATCAAGAACACCAACGATGCCAACTCCTGCCAGATCATCATCCCCCAGAACCAGCTCAACAGGAAGTCAG ACATCTACGTGTGCATGATCTCCTACGCACACAACGTGGCCGCGCAGGGCAAGTACATTGCCATCGCCAGCACCACGGTGGAGACTGCGGAGCCCGAAAAGGAGGTGGAGCCAGCCCTGGAGCTGCTGGAGCCGATTGACCAGAa GTTTGTGGCGATCAGCGACTTGTACGAGCCCATCGACGATGGTTCTGAGAGCCAG GTGTTTTGTTCCTGCTCCTATGATGCCACCACACACTTCGAGACAACCTGCAATGACATCAAAGACATCTACAAGCGCATGGCAGGCTCCGCTTTTGACTTTGAGAACATGAAGCGCAAACAGAATGATGTCTTTGGAGAAGCTGACCAGTGA
- the ATP6AP1 gene encoding V-type proton ATPase subunit S1, giving the protein MMAATAADRVRAGTRRAPALCQIPWLPLLLVAAAAAAAASEQQVPLVLWSSDRDLWAPAADTHEGHITSDIQLSSYLDPALELGPRNVLLFLQDKLSIEDFTAYGGVFGNKQDSAFSNLENALDLAPSSLVLPAVDWYAVSTLTTYLQEKLGASPLHVDLATLRELKLNASLPALLLIHLPYTASSGLMAPKEVLTGNDEVIGQVLSTLKSEDVPYMAALTAVRPSRVARDVTMVAGGLGRQLLQRQSLSPVSYNDTAPRILFWAENFSVAYRDHWVDLTSITFGGQDLNLTGSFWNDSIARLVLTYEHLFGTTVTFKFILANRFYQVSARHWFTMERLEIHSNGSVASFNASQVTGPSIYSFHCEYVSSLNQDGNLLVPGTQPSLWQMTFQGFQIQAFNVTGEQFSYASDCAGFFSPGIWMGLLTSLFMLFIFTYGLHMILSLKTMDRFDDHKGPTIVLTQIV; this is encoded by the exons CCGTGGCTGCCGCTGCTgctggtggcggcggcggcggcggcggcggcgtcggAGCAGCAGGTGCCGCTGGTGCTGTGGTCGAGTGACCG AGACCTGTGGGCTCCTGCTGCCGACACCCACGAGGGCCACATCACCAGCGACATTCAGCTCTCTAGCTACTTAGACCCCGCCCTGGAGCTGGGCCCCCGCAATGTGCTGCTGTTCCTGCAGGACAAG CTGAGCATTGAGGACTTCACAGCGTATGGTGGCGTGTTTGGAAACAAGCAGGACAGCGCCTTTTCTAACCTGGAG AACGCCCTGGACCTGGCTCCCTCCTCTCTGGTGCTTCCTGCCGTCGATTGGTACGCAGTCAGCACTCTGACCACTTACCTGCAGGAGAAGCTCGGAGCCAGCCCCCTGCACGTGGACTTGGCCACCCTTCGGGAGCTGAAGCTCAACGCCAGCCTCCCAGCCTTGTTGCTCATCCACCTGCCCTACACAGCCAG CTCGGGTCTGATGGCGCCGAAGGAAGTCCTCACCGGCAATG ATGAGGTCATCGGGCAGGTGCTGAGCACCCTCAAGTCGGAAGACGTCCCGTACATGGCGGCCCTCACGGCAGTCCGCCCTTCTAGG GTGGCCCGTGATGTAACCATGGTGGCTGGGGGACTGGGTCGCCAGCTGCTGCAGAGACAGTCGTTGTCACCTGTGAGTTACAATGATACCGCCCCCCGGATCCTGTTCTGGGCTGAAAACTTCTCGGTGGCATACAGGGACCACTGGGTGGACCTGACCTCCATCACCTTTGGGGGCCAGGACCTCAACCTGACTGGCTCCTTCTGGAACGACTCCATTGCCAG GCTTGTGCTGACCTATGAACATCTCTTTGGTACCACGGTGACATTCAA GTTCATTCTGGCTAACCGCTTCTACCAGGTGTCCGCGCGGCACTGGTTTACCATGGAGCGCCTCGAGATCCACAGCAACGGCTCCGTCGCCTCCTTCAATGCCTCCCAGGTCACGGGGCCCAGCATCTACTCCTTCCACTGCGAGTACGTCAGCAGTCTGAACCAGGATGGCAATCTCCTCGTGCCCGGCACGCAGCCCTCTCTCTGGCAGATGACTTTTCAGGGCTTCCAG ATCCAGGCCTTCAACGTGACGGGTGAGCAGTTCTCCTACGCCAGCGACTGTGCAGGCTTCTTCTCCCCGGGCATCTGGATGGGGCTGCTCACCTCCCTCTTCATGCTCTTCATCTTCACCTATGGGCTGCACATGATCCTCAGCCTCAAGACCATGGACCGCTTTGATGACCACAAGGGCCCCACCATCGTTTTGACCCAGATCGTGTGA